GCATCGTGGTCGATCAGGCCGAGGACGAAATCGCCGCGATCAATGCCGGGCTTGGCGCATCGTACGCAGGCGCGAAAGCGCTGGTGACCACCTCCGGCGGCGGATTCGACCTGATGCAGGAGGGGATGAGCCTGGCAGGAATGATCGAGACGCCGATTGTGGTGCACATCGGCCAGCGTCCCGGCCCGGCGACCGGCCTGCCGACCCGCACGGAGCAGGGCGACCTCGACCTTGCGTTGCACGCCGGGCATGGTGAATTCGCGAGAGCGATCTTCGCGCCCGGCACACTCGGCGAGGCCATCGACACGATGCAGCGCGCATTCGATACCGCCCTGCGCTACCAGATTCCGGTCGTCGTGCTGACAGACCAGTACCTGCTCGATGCCGTGTCAACCATCGGAGCGGGCGAGATCGTGAGGCTCCCGGCAACGCTCGCCATCGTCGAAACCAGTCAAGAGTACAAGCGATACGCCTTTACGGACGATGGCCTGAGCCCGCGCGGCGTGCCCGGATACGGCACCGGGATCGTGCGCGTCGATTCCGACGAGCATGACGAGGAGGGGCTGATCACCGAGAACTTCGAGATGCGACGCCGGATGGTGGACAAGCGGCTCCAGCGGTTGAACGCGCTCCGGCGTGAGGCGCTGCGCCCGACCGTCATCGGCAATGCGGAGGAGGCGGAAATCATCGCCGTTTGCTGGGGGTCGAACAGGGGGGTGCTCGAAGAGGCGCTCGAACGACTCGACGACAGCCGCTTTGCCGGGCTTCATTTCGCGCAGGTCTGGCCGCTCTCGCCCGACACCGCTGGGTTGCTGTGCAACGACCGCAAGACAATCGTTGTCATCGAGAACAACGCGCTCGGGCAGTTCGCCAATCTGCTGCATCGGGAGACCGGCATCGCGGCTTCCCGCCGAATTCTGAAAGCCACCGGCGAACCCTTCAGCGTCGAGGAAATAGTCGAACAACTCAGGGAGGTGCTCAATGGATAAGCAGCAAACCGCGTTCGATATGCCCGCCAGCACCGACGTGGCCTGGTGCCCCGGATGCGGGAACCACAAGGTGATCGAGGCGGTGGGGGGAGCGCTGGAAGCGCTGAGGATCGAACCCGAACATCTGGTGATGGTTTCGGGCATCGGCCAGGCGGCCAAAGCGCCGCAATACCTGAAGGTCAACATGTTCAACGGCCTGCACGGACGCGCCCTGCCTGCGGCGCTCGGCATCCGGCTCGCGAACAAGGAACTCACGGTGGTCGTCGAATCGGGCGACGGCGACCTGTACGGCGAGGGGGGCAACCACTTTCTGCACGCCATCCGGCGTAATTTCAACGTCACCATCATCGCGCACGACAACATGATCTACGGCCTCACCAAGGGGCAGGCGTCGCCAACATCGCGGCGCTGCATGAAGACTCCGGTGCAGGTGGGCGGCGTTTTGCTCGAACCGTTCAACCCGCTCGCCGTGGCGCTCGCGCTCGACGCGCCGTTCGTCGCCAGGGCGTTTGCCGGGAATGTCGAGCAGACCCGATCGATCATCATGGAGGCGATCC
This genomic window from Chlorobaculum limnaeum contains:
- a CDS encoding 2-oxoacid:acceptor oxidoreductase subunit alpha — encoded protein: MQQQPDDFSMVFEGAAGQGVQTITSLLLPLLRDGGYHIFSCTEFMSRIRGGSNSTEIRITGKPRRAYVSRIDLLLALTPYAYDRLHARLHERALIFAEKAQFGEHWDERCIETPLGRFAAEAGGAVYANVSAVGVVLAVLGIPLERCQEYLREQFAGKGEEVVERNIRAARLGYEFGVQLPADRRPKLPEPAAEIRGDSLMMDGTSAIGIGAIAAGCNFICSYPMSPGTGVLTFLAARAKTFGIVVDQAEDEIAAINAGLGASYAGAKALVTTSGGGFDLMQEGMSLAGMIETPIVVHIGQRPGPATGLPTRTEQGDLDLALHAGHGEFARAIFAPGTLGEAIDTMQRAFDTALRYQIPVVVLTDQYLLDAVSTIGAGEIVRLPATLAIVETSQEYKRYAFTDDGLSPRGVPGYGTGIVRVDSDEHDEEGLITENFEMRRRMVDKRLQRLNALRREALRPTVIGNAEEAEIIAVCWGSNRGVLEEALERLDDSRFAGLHFAQVWPLSPDTAGLLCNDRKTIVVIENNALGQFANLLHRETGIAASRRILKATGEPFSVEEIVEQLREVLNG
- a CDS encoding thiamine pyrophosphate-dependent enzyme, producing MDKQQTAFDMPASTDVAWCPGCGNHKVIEAVGGALEALRIEPEHLVMVSGIGQAAKAPQYLKVNMFNGLHGRALPAALGIRLANKELTVVVESGDGDLYGEGGNHFLHAIRRNFNVTIIAHDNMIYGLTKGQASPTSRRCMKTPVQVGGVLLEPFNPLAVALALDAPFVARAFAGNVEQTRSIIMEAIRFKGCALVDVFQPCVVFNKLNTYQWFRENTCELPEDHDPSDRQMAMAQAFRSDPLPLGIFYRNDKRKIYEDLAGTGEPLFRQTPTSDEAFRAMLEAFR